TCGTTTTGTTTTTTATTGCGAGGATGAAGATTGAAACGAGTCGGGTCAATTGAGGGAAGTTCTACGTTGAAGGCAAGGGGCAGAGACAGAACAGGTTTGGAGGGGAAGAAATGTTACGGCTTATTCAATTTGAGGCGATAAAGGCGTTCAAGTCGGTGTTTTTCAAAGTGATCTTATTGGCTTTCACTATTTTTATTATCGGCTATTTTGCATATGTCTACATGAATACAACGCGGGTGGAGGATTTGCTGACGGAATCGGAAGATAGTCTTTTCAGGGTTCAAAGTGAGTTAGAGGAATTGGCGGCTTCGGTAGCTTCCGGTAAGTTGGACAAGGACAGCAGGGAATATAAAGATCGGAAAAGTGACTTGGAGGATTTCTGGTTGCCGATGTATAGCAAAGAAGTGGAGGTATATCGGTCGGAAGATTACAATCGGATGCTGGATATGGAAATCGAGCATAGGACTCAATTCTTTCTACCAAGGCTTGCTTATGGAGACTTTTGGTCGAGGGAGTGGCGCACATTATTCACGGAACAAACGAGTTATGAACAGTTGAAATTGCTGCGGGAAAGGGAGATTCGCCCTCTTTTGCCGTTGACAATGTTTTCGGATCTGACGGTATATGATCAGTATTTTGGCGAGGCTGGTTGGGACAAGTTTATAAAAAAATTGAGCACGAAATATTCGTCAGATGGAGTCCATTTTGCGAATCGTCTGTTGACCCTTCTGTTTAGTGTGT
The genomic region above belongs to Sporosarcina sp. Marseille-Q4943 and contains:
- a CDS encoding ABC transporter permease subunit; translation: MLRLIQFEAIKAFKSVFFKVILLAFTIFIIGYFAYVYMNTTRVEDLLTESEDSLFRVQSELEELAASVASGKLDKDSREYKDRKSDLEDFWLPMYSKEVEVYRSEDYNRMLDMEIEHRTQFFLPRLAYGDFWSREWRTLFTEQTSYEQLKLLREREIRPLLPLTMFSDLTVYDQYFGEAGWDKFIKKLSTKYSSDGVHFANRLLTLLFSVFGAGIFIFLFGDVVTREGVGANGPIHLLRTQPIRWYQVIISKFIMVLGATFLLLALFSGLALLLGTVFDRFGELNYPVLIYGDANGFSFMDMDTFLLKSGALFFLVLVFCYSLLFLFSLVARKTAIAIGLMLIVLFAGVKMSEQSVASPWAPYQPFQYFAVPKVVTNELAVTAKNFAFSFSNGLIVLGVASVLVWIVIAVVSVVHYRFTR